A region from the uncultured Holophaga sp. genome encodes:
- a CDS encoding Nramp family divalent metal transporter: MSWTDFKARLHSRRPLAGALNPLRYLGPGMLVAVGFIDPGNWASNMAAGAGFGYPILWIVTLSTIFLIILQHNAAHLGIVTGLCLSEGATRFLPKWISRPALGTAVLAAVATAFAEILGGAIALGMLFHLPLKLGALLTTVVVGFLLLGNTYRVIEKIIVGFVSLIGLGFLFELLLVKIHWSAAVVGWVKPSFPPGSTLVLMSVLGAVVMPHNLFLHSEFIQSREWNLQGEEAIRSHLRFELYDTLVSMIIGWAINSAMVLLAAATFFTHRVGVDSLEQAEAMLRPILGPSAALIFALALLCAGLASSTTAGMAGGSIFAGIFDRPYDIHERHSRAGVALTLGLALVGVLLVTDTFKALVVSQVLLSVQLPITILVQIHLTGSRRVMGRHANGPLDRFLLWTVALIVIALNLWLLWTTLA; the protein is encoded by the coding sequence ATGTCCTGGACTGATTTCAAAGCCCGTCTGCACTCCCGCCGCCCCCTGGCCGGGGCGCTGAACCCGCTGCGCTACCTGGGACCGGGGATGCTGGTGGCCGTGGGCTTCATCGACCCGGGGAACTGGGCCTCCAACATGGCCGCCGGGGCGGGCTTCGGCTACCCGATCCTCTGGATCGTCACCCTGAGCACGATCTTCCTGATCATCCTCCAGCACAACGCCGCCCACCTGGGCATCGTGACGGGGCTCTGCCTCTCGGAGGGGGCCACCCGCTTCCTCCCCAAGTGGATCTCCCGCCCGGCCCTGGGAACGGCGGTCCTGGCCGCCGTCGCCACAGCCTTTGCGGAGATCCTGGGGGGCGCCATCGCCCTGGGGATGCTCTTCCACCTGCCCCTCAAGCTGGGGGCCCTCCTCACCACCGTGGTGGTGGGCTTCCTGCTCCTGGGGAACACCTACCGGGTCATCGAGAAGATCATCGTGGGCTTCGTCTCCCTCATCGGACTCGGCTTCCTCTTCGAGCTGCTGCTGGTGAAGATCCACTGGAGCGCCGCCGTGGTGGGCTGGGTGAAGCCCAGCTTCCCCCCGGGCTCGACTCTGGTGCTCATGAGCGTCCTGGGGGCGGTGGTCATGCCCCACAACCTCTTCCTGCACAGTGAGTTCATCCAGAGTCGGGAGTGGAACCTGCAGGGTGAGGAGGCCATCCGGAGCCACCTGCGCTTCGAGCTCTACGACACCCTGGTGTCCATGATCATCGGCTGGGCCATCAACAGCGCCATGGTGCTCCTGGCGGCGGCCACCTTCTTCACCCACCGGGTGGGGGTGGATTCCCTGGAGCAGGCGGAAGCCATGCTCCGGCCCATCCTGGGGCCTTCGGCGGCGCTGATCTTCGCCCTGGCCCTGCTCTGCGCCGGACTGGCCTCCTCCACCACCGCCGGCATGGCCGGGGGCTCCATCTTCGCGGGCATCTTCGACCGTCCCTACGACATCCACGAGAGGCACAGCCGGGCCGGAGTGGCCCTGACCCTGGGGCTGGCCCTGGTCGGCGTGCTCCTGGTCACGGACACCTTCAAGGCCCTGGTGGTGTCCCAGGTGCTCCTCAGTGTCCAGCTGCCCATCACGATCCTGGTCCAGATCCACCTGACCGGCTCCCGCAGGGTCATGGGGCGCCACGCCAACGGGCCCCTGGACCGCTTCCTGCTCTGGACCGTGGCCCTCATCGTCATCGCCCTCAACCTCTGGCTGCTGTGGACGACCCTCGCCTGA
- a CDS encoding DUF4382 domain-containing protein, with product MRHRYTPIPLALLGLPLLLTLACGGGGSSTTATANTGTVSLALTDAPSEDWSEVGVILRKATLVPQGGTVSTGTVIYDGSSSTTSLNLVDLDSLSELISSTQVPAGTYTRLVLEVDAAPADITLVPADGSGQIPSSQIKVLGADSATGLATVPVTLDTPLVVSAGQPTVVEADFDLGHPLFIVPHDTGSTPVYCIDFQVRQAVVSALEALNQRWTSGQVLSVASDAGSFSVETPYGSDRSFKSTGTLRTVFFNLDSDPAQATASFSVPSTLNAGKYVRVAARFQSDGTQKARRVWYASSAATLVNAYREGHVVKVDTDSKLLYVRGSDAVVQAWRIDADTAYYLQGGSTAIATGTDFLSSVGRGFKVAVSAADPSTNPPVAGTVDIQRAAYEGRITAADSSSLTFTHTYSDATLSRSAGYGSSFAWWTFAHPGTTSTDQAAFLTQALPTSGPASRAASTLDWGGSQWAADSAVFLPVGLGTGVQTLTTGYANGSLALSYTPEDSDTAQSLTVNLGTTAQDATVVTEYTNASGVVTVQVLDSTSAWAAALTAGAKVRVYGIPKGDGSLDAYWINLFD from the coding sequence ATGCGCCACCGCTACACCCCCATCCCCCTCGCCCTGCTGGGCCTTCCCCTCCTGCTGACCCTCGCCTGCGGCGGCGGGGGCAGCTCCACGACCGCCACGGCCAACACGGGCACCGTCTCCCTGGCCCTGACCGATGCCCCCTCGGAGGACTGGTCCGAGGTCGGCGTGATCCTCCGCAAGGCCACCCTGGTCCCCCAGGGGGGCACCGTCTCCACCGGCACGGTGATCTACGACGGCAGCAGTTCCACCACCAGCCTCAATCTGGTGGACCTGGACAGCCTCTCGGAGCTCATTTCCAGCACCCAGGTCCCCGCAGGGACCTACACCCGCCTGGTGCTGGAGGTGGATGCCGCCCCGGCTGACATCACCCTGGTCCCCGCCGATGGCTCGGGCCAGATCCCCTCGAGTCAGATCAAGGTCCTCGGAGCGGACAGCGCCACCGGCCTGGCCACGGTGCCCGTGACGCTGGACACCCCCCTGGTGGTGAGCGCCGGGCAGCCGACCGTGGTGGAAGCCGACTTCGACCTGGGGCACCCCCTCTTCATCGTGCCCCATGACACGGGGAGCACCCCGGTCTACTGCATCGACTTCCAGGTCCGCCAGGCGGTGGTCAGCGCCCTGGAAGCCCTCAATCAGCGCTGGACTTCGGGGCAGGTGCTGAGCGTCGCCTCCGATGCAGGCTCCTTCAGTGTGGAGACCCCCTATGGCTCGGATCGGAGCTTCAAGAGCACCGGTACCCTCCGGACGGTCTTCTTCAACCTTGACAGCGACCCCGCCCAGGCCACCGCCTCCTTCAGCGTCCCCTCCACCCTCAACGCCGGGAAGTACGTCCGGGTGGCCGCCCGCTTCCAGAGCGATGGCACCCAGAAGGCCCGCCGCGTGTGGTACGCCAGCAGCGCAGCCACCCTGGTCAATGCCTATCGGGAGGGGCATGTGGTCAAAGTGGACACGGACAGCAAGCTGCTCTACGTGCGGGGCAGCGACGCCGTGGTGCAGGCCTGGCGGATCGATGCGGATACCGCCTATTACCTCCAGGGGGGCAGCACCGCCATCGCGACGGGCACCGACTTCCTGTCCAGCGTGGGGCGAGGCTTCAAGGTGGCGGTGAGCGCCGCAGACCCCAGCACCAACCCGCCCGTGGCGGGCACCGTGGACATCCAGCGGGCGGCCTACGAGGGCAGGATCACGGCGGCGGACAGCAGCAGCCTGACCTTCACCCACACCTACAGTGATGCCACCCTCTCCCGCAGCGCAGGCTATGGGAGCAGCTTCGCTTGGTGGACCTTCGCCCACCCCGGTACGACCTCCACGGATCAGGCGGCCTTCCTGACCCAGGCCCTGCCCACCAGCGGCCCGGCCAGCCGGGCGGCCAGCACCCTCGACTGGGGTGGAAGCCAGTGGGCGGCGGACAGCGCTGTCTTCCTGCCCGTGGGCCTGGGCACGGGTGTCCAGACCCTCACCACCGGCTATGCCAATGGCAGCCTGGCTCTCAGCTACACCCCTGAGGACTCGGACACGGCCCAGTCCCTGACGGTGAACCTGGGGACCACCGCCCAGGATGCCACGGTGGTCACTGAGTACACCAATGCCTCGGGAGTCGTCACGGTCCAGGTCCTGGACTCCACCTCGGCCTGGGCCGCAGCCCTCACCGCGGGCGCCAAGGTGCGGGTCTACGGGATCCCCAAGGGCGACGGCAGCCTGGATGCCTACTGGATCAACCTCTTCGACTAA
- a CDS encoding histidine kinase — protein sequence MRLPELLPLSFRRYSPTRLGLLPLIVGMLLALRWTMTPPRLHPALLVWPLAMAVGYLLLAPLPWLWTGDERTRPSHLRGLGQAVAVNALWLALAAITLRLWLGDQPMEGLFMGPVVRDRLVHSGLPWWAFFELLHLPLSSAIGWFIAEKDVAERERLLAEAREATLAIHSREAQALSLQAQLDPHVLYNALGGIAELIHEDPDKAETALLDLADLLRRLTRYGRQLRCPLGQERELVTQYLALESLRLEGRLQVSWTWDPALDALPAPPLLLQPLAENAIQHGLSRLKGGGRLQIRGRREPDGTVVLQVENEGPTWSPERAREGTGLGNLRQRLALLGGARLDMRSEAGWTRACIRLSPEVAREP from the coding sequence ATGCGACTCCCCGAACTCCTGCCCCTGAGCTTCCGCCGCTACAGCCCCACCCGTCTGGGGCTGCTGCCCTTGATTGTGGGCATGCTGCTGGCGCTCCGCTGGACCATGACGCCGCCCCGGCTTCATCCCGCTCTCCTTGTCTGGCCCCTGGCCATGGCCGTGGGCTACCTCCTCCTGGCCCCCCTGCCCTGGCTCTGGACAGGGGATGAGCGGACCCGGCCCTCCCACCTGCGGGGCCTGGGACAGGCCGTGGCGGTCAATGCCCTCTGGCTGGCCCTGGCGGCGATCACCCTCCGTCTCTGGCTGGGGGATCAGCCCATGGAGGGGCTCTTCATGGGACCCGTGGTCCGGGATCGGCTGGTCCACAGCGGCCTGCCCTGGTGGGCCTTCTTCGAGCTGCTGCACCTCCCCCTCAGCTCCGCTATTGGCTGGTTCATCGCGGAAAAGGATGTGGCGGAGCGGGAGCGCCTTCTGGCTGAAGCCAGGGAGGCAACCCTGGCGATCCACTCCCGGGAGGCCCAGGCCCTCTCCCTGCAGGCCCAACTCGATCCCCATGTGCTCTACAACGCCCTGGGGGGCATCGCCGAGCTCATCCACGAGGACCCGGACAAGGCCGAGACGGCCCTCCTGGATCTGGCCGACCTCCTCAGACGGCTCACCCGCTATGGCCGCCAGCTCCGCTGCCCCCTGGGCCAGGAGCGGGAGCTGGTGACCCAGTACCTGGCCCTGGAGTCCCTGCGGCTCGAGGGGCGCCTTCAGGTGAGCTGGACCTGGGACCCGGCCCTGGATGCCCTGCCCGCTCCACCCCTGCTCCTCCAGCCCCTGGCAGAGAATGCCATCCAGCACGGTCTCTCCCGTCTCAAAGGCGGTGGGCGGCTGCAGATCAGGGGTCGGCGGGAGCCGGATGGCACAGTGGTCCTTCAAGTCGAGAATGAGGGTCCCACCTGGAGCCCGGAGAGGGCCCGCGAGGGCACCGGCCTCGGCAACCTGCGCCAGCGTCTGGCCCTCCTGGGCGGGGCCCGCTTGGACATGCGCTCCGAGGCAGGCTGGACCCGGGCCTGCATCCGACTTTCCCCGGAGGTGGCCCGTGAACCCTGA
- a CDS encoding LytTR family DNA-binding domain-containing protein produces MNPEALKVAVAEDEALNRRRLVRMLQQTGCEVLAEFEDGDSLLAWLERGPALDALFLDIRMPGSSGLEVAEALPEPVPVVFVTAFADHAVEAFEAAALDYLLKPVRAERLELCLARLRERRPQPSTPRGRPGRYPVKAGTGIVFLEFSRTTHFEVVEEVVWAHAGGRFQTPWTSLAMVEERFPGAGLLRIHRHLMVRPEAVIGIRPAEAGRVILTFPGGLELLSSRPAAPRIRERLGL; encoded by the coding sequence GTGAACCCTGAAGCCCTCAAGGTGGCCGTGGCCGAAGACGAGGCCCTGAACCGGCGGCGCCTGGTGCGCATGCTCCAGCAGACGGGCTGCGAGGTCCTGGCCGAGTTCGAGGACGGGGACAGCCTCCTGGCCTGGCTGGAGCGGGGTCCGGCCCTGGACGCCCTCTTCCTGGACATCCGGATGCCCGGAAGCAGTGGCTTGGAGGTGGCCGAAGCCCTGCCCGAACCGGTGCCGGTGGTCTTTGTCACGGCCTTCGCCGACCACGCCGTGGAGGCCTTCGAGGCTGCGGCCCTGGACTACCTCCTGAAGCCCGTCCGGGCCGAGCGCCTGGAGCTCTGCCTGGCCCGGCTCCGGGAGCGCCGCCCCCAGCCCAGCACGCCCCGGGGCCGCCCCGGGCGCTACCCCGTGAAGGCCGGCACCGGGATAGTCTTCCTGGAGTTCTCCCGGACCACGCACTTCGAGGTGGTGGAGGAGGTGGTCTGGGCCCATGCCGGGGGCCGCTTCCAGACGCCCTGGACCAGCCTGGCCATGGTGGAGGAGCGCTTCCCCGGAGCCGGGCTCCTGCGGATCCACCGCCACCTCATGGTCCGCCCGGAGGCGGTCATCGGCATCCGCCCCGCCGAGGCCGGGAGGGTGATCCTCACCTTTCCTGGCGGCCTCGAGCTGCTCTCCAGTCGCCCCGCAGCTCCCCGGATCCGGGAGCGGTTGGGGCTTTAG
- a CDS encoding methyl-accepting chemotaxis protein produces the protein MAMGLFSKLKGKILLLTLVPMVVLFLAAWLVLMPLIERSMLTARREYLQHLTESQVAMLEGLEEGVKAGKLTPAEARNRALENIKGVRFGKTGYFYVFTEDLKVVTVPIKPEMEGKDVSGFKDAKGQLIYVELNRLGHESGGGFLRLMFAKPGKEGVFPKLNYVVTFKPWGWNIGTGVYLDDLQAQMRTYTLGILGGFVLLAVLIALVVRVFATRMVRPLRDLVEGLRTSDLSRSLAIQSRDEIGEAAEAFNGYNANLKERILEVSGYADRVASGSTELSASASEMARAMDEIARVGEQLRTAGEQVSEAMGDLAQSAAMAAQLTEEGQRESRQAVEDTERSAGAGQETVRNMEQIRDATDRIVQTVRVIQEIARQTNLLSLNAAIEAAKAGVHGKGFAVVAEEVRKLADRSRTAAKDVEELTALTGHVVQAGADSVQVTMQSLESIRTRIQGVAEHIERVGASVRAQAGTSEDVTRRMAETGEGLAQNAAATHELTATVQEVVRTADDLSGVAEGLRNLVQRFRV, from the coding sequence ATGGCGATGGGGCTTTTCAGCAAGCTCAAGGGCAAGATCCTCCTCCTCACCCTGGTGCCCATGGTGGTGCTCTTCCTGGCGGCCTGGCTGGTCCTCATGCCGCTCATCGAGCGCAGCATGCTGACGGCCCGTCGGGAGTACCTCCAGCACCTCACCGAGTCCCAGGTCGCCATGCTGGAAGGCCTGGAGGAGGGGGTGAAGGCCGGCAAGCTCACCCCGGCCGAGGCCAGGAACCGGGCCCTCGAGAATATCAAGGGGGTGCGCTTCGGCAAGACCGGCTACTTCTATGTCTTCACCGAGGATCTCAAGGTCGTCACCGTTCCCATCAAGCCCGAGATGGAGGGCAAGGATGTCAGTGGCTTCAAGGATGCCAAGGGGCAGCTGATCTATGTGGAGCTCAACCGCTTGGGGCATGAGAGCGGAGGTGGCTTTCTGAGACTCATGTTCGCCAAGCCCGGCAAGGAGGGGGTCTTCCCCAAGCTGAACTATGTGGTCACCTTCAAGCCCTGGGGCTGGAACATCGGGACCGGGGTCTACCTGGATGACCTCCAGGCCCAGATGCGGACCTACACCCTGGGCATCCTCGGGGGTTTCGTGCTCCTGGCGGTGCTGATCGCCCTGGTGGTCCGCGTCTTCGCCACCCGGATGGTCCGCCCCCTCCGGGATCTGGTGGAGGGCCTCCGCACCAGCGATCTCTCCCGCAGTCTCGCCATCCAGAGCCGCGATGAGATCGGGGAGGCGGCCGAGGCCTTCAATGGCTACAACGCCAATCTGAAGGAGCGGATCCTGGAGGTATCAGGCTATGCCGACCGGGTCGCCTCGGGGAGCACTGAGCTCTCCGCCTCCGCCTCCGAGATGGCCCGGGCCATGGACGAGATCGCCCGGGTGGGTGAGCAGCTCAGAACCGCTGGAGAGCAGGTCTCCGAGGCCATGGGGGACCTGGCCCAGAGCGCAGCCATGGCCGCCCAGCTTACTGAAGAGGGCCAGCGGGAGAGCCGCCAGGCCGTGGAGGACACTGAGCGCAGCGCCGGGGCCGGGCAGGAGACGGTGCGCAACATGGAGCAGATCCGGGATGCCACGGACCGCATCGTCCAGACCGTCCGGGTGATCCAGGAGATCGCCCGCCAGACCAACCTCCTCTCCCTCAACGCCGCCATTGAAGCCGCCAAGGCTGGGGTCCACGGCAAGGGCTTCGCGGTGGTGGCCGAAGAGGTGCGCAAGCTGGCGGACCGCTCCCGCACCGCCGCCAAGGATGTGGAGGAGCTGACGGCCCTCACGGGCCATGTGGTCCAGGCCGGTGCCGACAGCGTCCAGGTGACCATGCAGAGTCTGGAGTCCATCCGGACCCGCATTCAGGGCGTGGCCGAGCACATCGAGCGGGTGGGAGCTTCGGTAAGGGCTCAGGCAGGCACCAGTGAGGATGTGACCCGCCGGATGGCCGAGACCGGCGAGGGCCTGGCCCAGAATGCCGCCGCCACCCACGAGCTCACCGCCACGGTTCAGGAGGTGGTCCGCACCGCCGACGACCTCTCCGGGGTTGCCGAGGGGCTGCGGAATCTGGTCCAGCGTTTCAGGGTCTAA